A genomic window from Salvia miltiorrhiza cultivar Shanhuang (shh) chromosome 5, IMPLAD_Smil_shh, whole genome shotgun sequence includes:
- the LOC131024217 gene encoding DELLA protein GAI1-like, whose protein sequence is MAEEAQNNQLPLRGPRHVEAKNEVPRDLQAPFALLNRYGNKLKRLNHLQTEERNVLRPEGGENASNSQALSALTIMNMAEMILSQSTHEKRGDVSNLAKAFESDSCLARRHAEHLKRVLWLLDASEKIAKRMFDEAEELLMLVLSGSADGHPIETILTLYGKYLRERIDAERGRIDLERTVEHVDVEQAIIDLKASILGCEQKLPYTQISHFTGVQTILDSVAEAERIHFIDFGRKIGSYWILVMDALARRRGCRVKQLKISAVCSTKDSVEETGNLLSSFAESMNLPFVFKILYSEMWEFEKDGLQLEAGETVAVYMVFCLFTLSACSKGMEALLRGIKDLNPRVMIVVDVEADINARAFSARFKEALLLTCALFDSLEAFLGQANHYKKIVEKLHFQEVICNGVLSEDDDGFNRCFKIDFWRECFAGFGIVETELSQPSMCQASLMMKASPSWSCCTLKMNGKSMLLGWNGIPIQFVSAWKFQQG, encoded by the coding sequence ATGGCAGAAGAAGCTCAGAACAACCAACTTCCTCTTAGAGGCCCTCGTCATGTTGAGGCGAAGAATGAAGTTCCACGCGATTTGCAGGCACCATTTGCGCTCCTCAACAGGTACGGGAATAAACTGAAGCGTCTCAATCATCTCCAAACAGAAGAAAGAAATGTGTTGAGGCCAGAAGGGGGAGAAAATGCCTCGAATTCTCAAGCACTTTCTGCTCTTACCATCATGAATATGGCTGAAATGATACTATCTCAGTCCACACATGAGAAAAGAGGTGATGTTTCCAACCTTGCAAAAGCTTTTGAATCTGATTCTTGTCTTGCTCGTAGGCATGCTGAGCATTTGAAGCGCGTCTTATGGCTGCTTGATGCTTCTGAAAAGATTGCCAAACGAATGTTTGATGAAGCCGAAGAGTTGCTCATGCTTGTCCTCTCGGGCTCTGCTGATGGCCACCCTATTGAAACAATTCTCACACTTTATGGTAAATATCTAAGGGAAAGGATTGATGCAGAGAGAGGAAGAATCGATCTAGAGAGAACTGTAGAGCATGTGGATGTGGAACAAGCCATAATTGATCTCAAAGCTTCTATCCTTGGATGTGAACAAAAACTACCCTACACCCAAATCTCACATTTTACCGGGGTTCAGACCATTCTGGACTCTGTTGCAGAAGCTGAAAGAATTCATTTCATTGATTTCGGGCGAAAGATTGGGTCTTACTGGATACTCGTGATGGATGCTCTAGCCAGACGGAGAGGCTGCCGCGTGAAGCAACTCAAGATTAGTGCAGTATGTTCAACTAAAGACAGTGTTGAAGAAACAGGTAATTTGCTGTCATCTTTTGCAGAGTCCATGAACTTGCCTTTTGTATTCAAGATTCTGTATTCGGAGATGTGGGAGTTTGAGAAAGATGGTCTGCAGTTAGAAGCCGGTGAAACAGTGGCTGTTTACATGGTGTTCTGTCTCTTTACATTATCAGCTTGCTCTAAGGGTATGGAGGCTTTACTAAGAGGGATCAAGGATCTCAATCCTCGTGTTATGATAGTTGTCGATGTAGAGGCAGATATCAATGCACGGGCTTTCAGTGCTCGATTCAAGGAGGCTCTCCTCCTCACCTGTGCATTGTTTGACAGCCTAGAGGCTTTCCTGGGACAGGCGAATCATTACAAAAAGATAGTGGAGAAGCTCCATTTTCAGGAGGTGATCTGCAACGGTGTTCTGAGTGAAGATGATGATGGTTTTAACCGATGTTTTAAGATTGATTTCTGGAGGGAATGCTTTGCAGGCTTTGGTATAGTGGAGACAGAACTCAGCCAGCCATCTATGTGTCAGGCAAGCTTGATGATGAAAGCAAGTCCTAGCTGGAGTTGTTGTACGCTCAAAATGAACGGGAAAAGTATGCTTCTTGGCTGGAACGGCATCCCAATTCAGTTCGTGTCTGCTTGGAAGTTCCAGCAAGGATGA
- the LOC131025702 gene encoding DELLA protein RGL1-like has translation MADKNNLEITAPNLQASFALLSKYRNQTKRLRNGKEEEDEPSQPRRLQMAEALSAVTIVKMALLYHSTSLNTGDSSNLAKSVGISNESENHLKHVLRLLDAAEKLSNQEYDEAEELLLSVLSSGPLPIDRLITCYAGYLRERIDVKKRRIDLEREVNHFDLEEAMIDLKAAMFGCEQKFPLLQISNYAAIQTILDSLASAEKIHLIDIGRKLCSYWIVMMHALANRKNCQLKQLKITAVCTPMYDVTGRGELLSSIAESMNLPFVFKMLYEEEKVLEKVGLECEAGEKVAVYMDHSLHCLSACPKNVEGLLRGLKRLNPHVMVVIDVEESFPTATFSQRFRGALCISSAVVDCIERCVQGDRRYTEIIEKVHFEETICNGVMSEDAGGESFSHRRRIDFWREYFARFGIMEREMSEGAICQARVMMGERPCWSSCSLSINGKSIILCWKGIPLRFVSAWNFHQDNTVS, from the coding sequence ATGGCGGACAAGAACAACCTTGAAATTACTGCCCCTAATTTGCAGGCGTCATTTGCTCTCTTGAGCAAGTACAGGAATCAAACGAAGCGTCTGAGAAATGGTAAAGAGGAGGAGGATGAGCCTAGCCAGCCGCGTCGTCTTCAAATGGCTGAAGCATTATCTGCAGTAACCATCGTCAAAATGGCTCTTCTATACCACTCCACATCTCTAAACACGGGTGATTCTTCCAATCTTGCAAAATCAGTTGGTATTTCTAATGAGAGTGAAAATCATTTGAAGCATGTTTTGAGGCTTCTCGATGCTGCCGAGAAGCTGTCGAACCAAGAGTATGATGAAGCAGAGGAGCTGCTGCTGTCTGTCCTCTCCTCAGGTCCTCTTCCTATAGACAGACTCATCACTTGCTATGCTGGATATTTAAGGGAAAGAATTGATGTAAAGAAACGCAGAATCGATTTGGAGAGAGAGGTAAATCACTTCGATTTGGAAGAAGCAATGATAGATCTCAAAGCTGCTATGTTTGGTTGTGAGCAGAAATTCCCCCTCCTTCAGATCTCAAACTACGCCGCAATCCAGACCATTTTAGACAGTTTGGCATCCGCAGAAAAGATCCACTTGATCGACATCGGTAGGAAGCTCTGCTCCTACTGGATAGTGATGATGCACGCTCTAGCCAACCGCAAAAACTGCCAACTGAAGCAGCTCAAGATCACTGCAGTCTGCACACCTATGTATGATGTAACAGGAAGAGGGGAGCTGCTGTCATCTATTGCAGAGTCGATGAACCTCCCTTTCGTGTTCAAAATGTTGTACGAAGAAGAGAAGGTGCTCGAGAAGGTTGGTTTGGAGTGCGAGGCCGGCGAAAAAGTGGCGGTTTACATGGATCACAGCCTGCACTGTTTATCAGCTTGCCCCAAGAATGTGGAAGGCTTACTAAGAGGCCTCAAAAGGCTGAATCCTCACGTGATGGTAGTGATTGATGTGGAGGAGAGTTTCCCAACTGCAACTTTCAGCCAGCGATTCAGAGGGGCGCTGTGTATCTCAAGCGCCGTTGTGGACTGCATAGAGAGGTGCGTGCAAGGCGACAGGCGTTACACCGAGATCATCGAGAAAGTGCACTTCGAGGAGACAATATGCAACGGCGTGATGAGCGAGGATGCAGGTGGGGAGAGCTTTAGCCATCGGCGTAGGATTGATTTCTGGAGGGAATATTTCGCGAGATTTGGGATaatggagagagagatgagcgaGGGGGCTATATGTCAGGCGCGGGTGATGATGGGGGAGAGGCCGTGCTGGAGCAGCTGCAGTCTCAGCATCAATGGGAAAAGCATCATCCTTTGCTGGAAAGGAATCCCACTGCGCTTCGTATCTGCATGGAACTTCCACCAAGACAACACTGTATCGTAG